A section of the Amycolatopsis sp. AA4 genome encodes:
- a CDS encoding TetR/AcrR family transcriptional regulator — protein MRTDKQRALLDGALRVFARDGYSRASIDVLAAEAGVSSRTIYNHYGDKAGLFRAVILDSSDRVAERQIAVADKLLGRIADLEADLVEFGLQWAKRDPETAPHWALVRQIEADLDHIDPETVAAWKERGPTRVRLALAGHLRRLAAEGRLELEDPSLAAVHLVQLTAGSAAAAEPGEDWETVIRSGVGVFLRAYAPGVTSRS, from the coding sequence GTGCGGACGGACAAACAGCGTGCTCTGCTCGACGGCGCCCTGCGGGTGTTCGCCCGGGACGGCTACTCGCGCGCCAGCATCGACGTGCTCGCGGCCGAGGCCGGCGTCTCGTCGCGGACGATCTACAACCACTACGGCGACAAAGCCGGGCTCTTCCGCGCGGTGATCCTGGACAGCTCGGACCGGGTCGCGGAGCGGCAGATCGCGGTCGCCGACAAACTGCTCGGCCGGATCGCCGACCTGGAGGCCGACCTCGTCGAGTTCGGCCTCCAGTGGGCGAAACGGGATCCGGAAACCGCGCCGCACTGGGCGCTCGTGCGGCAGATCGAGGCCGACCTGGACCACATCGACCCGGAGACGGTCGCGGCGTGGAAGGAACGCGGCCCGACCCGCGTGCGGCTCGCGCTGGCCGGGCATCTCCGCAGGCTCGCCGCGGAAGGCCGGCTGGAGCTGGAAGATCCGTCGCTGGCCGCGGTGCACCTCGTGCAGCTCACCGCGGGCAGCGCCGCTGCGGCCGAACCGGGGGAGGACTGGGAAACGGTGATCCGGTCCGGTGTCGGCGTCTTCCTGCGCGCTTACGCGCCGGGCGTCACCAGCCGAAGCTGA
- a CDS encoding DUF2631 domain-containing protein: MAGKAVEKRPEVDPRDEPSAEWGWHGSFPKATRIAGWVSAAILLVMLKGNHENNTENVWLVGLAAFIVLLLLLDLRKSRTAWRK; this comes from the coding sequence GTGGCAGGCAAGGCGGTCGAGAAGCGCCCCGAGGTCGACCCGCGCGACGAGCCGTCGGCGGAATGGGGCTGGCACGGCTCGTTCCCGAAGGCCACCCGCATCGCCGGCTGGGTGTCCGCGGCCATCCTGCTCGTGATGCTCAAGGGCAACCACGAGAACAACACCGAGAACGTGTGGCTCGTCGGACTGGCCGCCTTCATCGTCCTGCTCCTGCTGCTCGACCTGCGCAAGAGCCGCACCGCCTGGCGCAAGTAA
- a CDS encoding MFS transporter, with protein sequence MAERRTYSIAELGPRYKWIALSNTTLGMLIATINSSIVLIALPDIFKGIGINPLEPSNTSYLLWMIMGFLVVTAVLVVAFGRLGDMYGRARMYNLGFAVFTVSSIMLAITWFDGDAAALWLIGWRIVQGVGGAFLMANSSAILTDAFPANQRGLALGMNGVAAIAGSFLGLVVGGVLAPVNWNLIFLVSVPFGVIGTVWAYVKLHDTGVRQHAKMDWWGNITFAVGLIAVLVGITYGIQPYGTSQTGWGSPMVLSCLIGGVAVLIAFVVIETKVPNPLFRLSLFRIRSFSWGNLANLTASLGRGGLQFVLIIWLQGIWLPQHGFTFEQTPLWAGIYMLPLTIGFLVAAPTSGILSDRIGSRALASGGLVITALTFLLLTLLPVNFDYWAFAGILLLNGIGMGMFSSPNRAEVMNSLPADARGSGAGMMTTFQNAAMVLSIGFFFSLIIAGLSDHLPVAMSQGLTQHGVPDAAAQQVAHLPAVAVLFAAFLGYNPIQQLLGGQLAHLPADQANFLTGRSFFPNLISGPFQDGLAVAFGFAIVVCLIGAVASVLTKDKKKSSESVGEELAAVAGESGGGPSELVSPRSDR encoded by the coding sequence GTGGCGGAGCGCAGGACGTATTCGATCGCGGAACTCGGTCCGCGGTACAAGTGGATCGCGCTGTCCAACACGACGCTCGGGATGCTGATCGCGACGATCAACTCGTCCATCGTGCTGATCGCGCTGCCCGACATCTTCAAGGGCATCGGCATCAACCCGCTGGAGCCGTCGAACACGAGCTACCTGCTGTGGATGATCATGGGCTTCCTCGTGGTCACCGCGGTGCTGGTGGTGGCGTTCGGCAGGCTCGGCGACATGTACGGCCGGGCCAGGATGTACAACCTCGGCTTCGCCGTGTTCACCGTTTCCTCGATCATGCTGGCGATCACCTGGTTCGACGGCGACGCGGCCGCGCTGTGGCTGATCGGCTGGCGGATCGTGCAGGGCGTCGGCGGCGCGTTCCTGATGGCGAACTCGTCGGCCATCCTCACCGACGCCTTCCCGGCCAACCAGCGTGGGCTCGCGCTCGGCATGAACGGCGTCGCGGCTATCGCGGGTTCGTTCCTCGGCCTCGTGGTCGGCGGCGTGCTCGCACCGGTGAACTGGAACCTGATTTTCCTGGTCTCCGTGCCGTTCGGCGTGATCGGCACGGTGTGGGCGTACGTCAAACTGCACGACACCGGCGTCCGCCAGCACGCGAAAATGGACTGGTGGGGCAACATCACCTTCGCCGTCGGTCTCATCGCGGTGCTGGTGGGGATCACCTACGGAATCCAGCCGTACGGCACGTCGCAGACCGGCTGGGGCAGCCCGATGGTGCTGTCCTGCCTGATCGGCGGGGTCGCGGTGCTGATCGCGTTCGTCGTGATCGAAACCAAGGTGCCCAACCCGCTGTTCCGGTTGTCGCTCTTCCGGATCCGCTCGTTCAGCTGGGGCAATCTGGCGAACCTGACCGCGTCGCTGGGCCGGGGCGGGCTGCAGTTCGTGCTGATCATCTGGCTGCAGGGAATCTGGTTGCCGCAGCACGGTTTCACGTTCGAGCAGACGCCGCTGTGGGCCGGGATCTACATGCTGCCGCTGACGATCGGCTTCCTGGTGGCCGCGCCGACGTCCGGCATCCTGTCCGACCGGATCGGCAGCCGCGCGCTCGCGTCCGGCGGCCTGGTCATCACCGCGCTCACGTTCCTGTTGCTGACGCTGCTGCCGGTGAACTTCGACTACTGGGCGTTCGCCGGGATCCTGCTGCTCAACGGCATCGGGATGGGCATGTTCTCCTCGCCGAACCGGGCCGAGGTGATGAACAGCCTGCCCGCCGACGCGCGCGGTTCCGGCGCGGGCATGATGACGACCTTCCAGAACGCGGCGATGGTGCTGTCGATCGGCTTCTTCTTCAGCCTGATCATCGCCGGCCTGTCGGACCACCTGCCGGTCGCGATGTCGCAGGGCCTGACCCAGCACGGCGTCCCCGACGCGGCCGCGCAACAGGTCGCGCACCTGCCCGCGGTCGCGGTGCTGTTCGCGGCGTTCCTCGGGTACAACCCGATCCAGCAGCTGCTGGGCGGCCAGCTCGCGCACCTGCCCGCGGACCAGGCGAACTTCCTGACCGGACGCAGCTTCTTCCCGAACCTGATCTCGGGCCCGTTCCAGGACGGCCTCGCGGTGGCGTTCGGCTTCGCGATCGTGGTGTGCCTGATCGGCGCCGTGGCGTCGGTGCTGACGAAGGACAAGAAGAAGTCGTCGGAGTCGGTGGGCGAGGAACTGGCCGCGGTGGCCGGGGAATCCGGTGGCGGGCCTAGCGAGCTGGTTTCTCCGCGGAGTGACCGGTAG
- a CDS encoding DUF1737 domain-containing protein yields MSTPPDGLPVYRVLTGPDDSAFCRRVSEALALGYRLHEGPALTFNGENVIVAQAVLWPETATGHSAEKPAR; encoded by the coding sequence ATGAGCACACCCCCGGACGGTCTTCCCGTCTACCGAGTCCTCACCGGTCCCGACGACTCCGCCTTCTGCCGCCGGGTCAGCGAAGCCCTCGCGCTCGGCTACCGCCTGCACGAGGGCCCCGCATTGACCTTCAACGGCGAGAACGTCATCGTCGCCCAAGCCGTGCTGTGGCCGGAAACGGCTACCGGTCACTCCGCGGAGAAACCAGCTCGCTAG
- a CDS encoding choice-of-anchor P family protein, whose translation MRSALLRGRTVAVAVPALALLATAVAPSALAAEAPAGSAYGASASVSLLPGVLGNQGITVDTGKIAPSSTAGPESAQVVNVPLKGLVTAKVISSSAKQDGSNGPVDAKASIVDAALPVLAPLAGTTPTARVISSECKSTPDGITASSELAGLDLGKIGKLPVSTKPNQKLGIDGVLQVIVNEQIKRSDGSLTVNALHIKLLGGNLTGALGKGDIVLASATCAKVAGNPTTPPTTAPPTTQPSKPGTPPAEGPGQVKVVPVGAPETGDGTLAAVTAK comes from the coding sequence ATGCGTTCTGCCCTGCTGCGCGGACGGACCGTAGCGGTCGCCGTTCCCGCGCTGGCTTTGCTCGCCACCGCCGTCGCCCCGTCGGCGCTCGCCGCCGAGGCGCCCGCCGGCTCGGCCTACGGCGCGTCCGCCTCGGTCTCGCTGCTGCCCGGCGTGCTCGGCAACCAGGGGATCACGGTCGACACCGGCAAGATCGCGCCCTCCTCGACCGCGGGCCCGGAGTCCGCGCAGGTGGTGAACGTGCCGCTGAAGGGCCTGGTCACGGCCAAGGTCATCAGCAGCTCGGCGAAGCAGGACGGTAGCAACGGCCCGGTCGACGCGAAGGCCTCGATCGTCGACGCCGCGCTCCCGGTGCTCGCCCCGCTCGCCGGAACCACCCCCACGGCCCGCGTGATCAGCTCCGAGTGCAAGTCGACCCCGGACGGCATCACCGCGTCGTCCGAGCTGGCCGGCCTCGACCTCGGCAAGATCGGCAAGCTCCCGGTGTCGACCAAGCCGAACCAGAAGCTCGGCATCGACGGCGTGCTGCAGGTGATCGTCAACGAGCAGATCAAGCGCTCCGACGGCAGCCTCACCGTCAACGCGCTGCACATCAAGCTCCTCGGCGGCAACCTCACCGGCGCGCTCGGCAAGGGCGACATCGTCCTCGCCTCGGCCACCTGCGCCAAGGTCGCGGGCAACCCGACCACCCCGCCCACCACCGCGCCGCCGACCACCCAGCCGAGCAAGCCGGGCACCCCGCCCGCCGAGGGCCCCGGCCAGGTCAAGGTCGTGCCGGTCGGCGCGCCGGAGACCGGTGACGGCACGCTGGCCGCGGTGACCGCCAAGTGA
- a CDS encoding FAD-binding oxidoreductase, producing the protein MLIDDLHAVLPDDRIVQDPDVLRSYAHDEAEWAPYGEPAVLVRPRTADEVQATVRQCLKHGTPVVPRGAGTGLSGGANALAGCVVLATDRMTAIKEIDPVERLAVVEPGVVNDDLRAACAEHGLWYPPDPASSPWSTIGGNVATNAGGVCCVKYGVTRDYVLGLQVVTGTGELVRLGRRTAKGVAGYDLAGLMVGSEGTLGVITEITVRLRAKRGPEATVAGYFDSTVAAGEAAAAIRAAGIVPSALELVDRHCLAAVDAWKNMGLSADANVVLLGRSDVPGGHEAAVMVECFEKAGATWAAQSTDEAEADALFAARRLAYPALERLGPVLTEDVCVPTHLVPEMLARIDAAARRHNTQIANIAHIGDGNLHPLLITPSGDDDAQRRAQAAFDDIVADALELGGTVTGEHGVGLLKRPGLEKELGPAVLDLHHAVKKALDPHGILNPGKVVGGPVER; encoded by the coding sequence ATGCTGATCGACGACCTGCACGCCGTCCTGCCGGACGACCGCATCGTGCAGGACCCCGACGTGCTGCGCAGCTACGCGCACGACGAAGCGGAGTGGGCCCCGTACGGCGAACCGGCGGTCCTGGTCCGCCCGCGCACCGCGGACGAGGTGCAGGCGACTGTGCGGCAATGCCTCAAACACGGGACGCCGGTGGTGCCGCGCGGAGCGGGGACCGGACTGTCCGGCGGCGCGAACGCGCTCGCCGGATGCGTCGTGCTGGCGACCGACCGGATGACCGCGATCAAGGAGATCGACCCGGTGGAACGGCTCGCCGTCGTCGAACCGGGCGTGGTCAACGACGATCTCCGCGCGGCCTGCGCGGAACACGGGCTGTGGTATCCGCCGGACCCGGCCAGTTCGCCGTGGTCGACGATCGGCGGCAACGTCGCGACCAACGCGGGCGGCGTGTGCTGCGTGAAGTACGGCGTGACCCGCGACTACGTGCTCGGGCTGCAGGTCGTCACCGGCACCGGCGAACTCGTCCGGCTCGGCCGCCGCACCGCGAAGGGCGTGGCCGGGTACGACCTCGCCGGGCTGATGGTCGGATCGGAGGGAACGCTCGGCGTCATCACGGAAATCACCGTGCGGTTGCGCGCGAAACGCGGGCCGGAGGCGACCGTCGCCGGGTACTTCGACTCGACGGTCGCGGCGGGGGAGGCGGCGGCCGCGATCCGCGCCGCCGGGATCGTGCCCTCGGCGCTGGAGCTGGTGGACCGGCATTGCCTGGCCGCGGTGGACGCGTGGAAGAACATGGGCCTGTCCGCCGACGCGAACGTGGTGCTGCTCGGCCGCAGCGACGTGCCGGGCGGGCACGAGGCCGCGGTGATGGTGGAGTGCTTCGAGAAGGCGGGCGCGACCTGGGCCGCGCAGTCGACCGACGAGGCCGAGGCGGACGCGTTGTTCGCCGCCCGCCGGCTGGCGTACCCGGCGCTCGAACGGCTCGGGCCGGTGCTCACCGAGGACGTCTGCGTGCCGACGCATTTGGTGCCGGAAATGCTTGCCCGGATCGACGCGGCGGCGCGGCGGCACAATACGCAAATCGCCAATATCGCGCATATCGGCGACGGGAATCTGCATCCGCTGCTGATCACGCCGAGCGGGGACGACGACGCGCAGCGCCGCGCGCAGGCCGCGTTCGACGACATCGTCGCCGACGCGCTCGAACTCGGCGGGACGGTCACCGGCGAGCACGGTGTCGGGCTGCTGAAGCGTCCCGGCCTCGAAAAAGAGCTGGGACCAGCGGTGCTCGACCTGCACCACGCGGTCAAGAAGGCCCTCGACCCGCACGGGATCCTCAACCCCGGAAAGGTCGTCGGAGGTCCCGTCGAGCGGTAA
- a CDS encoding peptidylprolyl isomerase, with translation MKPRWAALAAAVIAGLSLCTAAPASAAPAVKPPVVSCTFTPTPDNPAARPVLRPLPFAFTRGTVDVTFHYNYGPVTVRLNRAGAAPCAVANMTSLVLQHFYDRSQCWRLTNSARLGVLQCGDLYEVEKGGPGYKFPDEVTGKETYERGTVAMGNQGPGTNGSEFFIVHSFAHIPANYSVLGKVVRGMEVLDRMVADGIVPTDPNGPLDGAPKHPVKIRSVSFG, from the coding sequence ATGAAGCCACGCTGGGCCGCGCTCGCGGCCGCCGTCATCGCCGGTCTTTCCCTGTGCACCGCGGCCCCGGCCAGCGCCGCGCCCGCGGTGAAGCCGCCGGTGGTGAGCTGCACTTTCACGCCGACGCCGGACAACCCGGCGGCGCGTCCCGTGCTGCGTCCGCTGCCGTTCGCGTTCACCCGCGGGACGGTCGACGTCACCTTCCACTACAACTACGGCCCGGTCACCGTGCGGCTCAACCGCGCCGGGGCCGCTCCGTGCGCCGTCGCGAACATGACCAGCCTGGTGCTGCAGCACTTCTACGACCGTTCGCAGTGCTGGCGGCTGACGAACTCCGCGCGCCTCGGCGTCCTGCAGTGCGGCGACCTCTACGAGGTCGAAAAGGGCGGCCCGGGCTACAAATTCCCGGACGAGGTGACCGGCAAGGAAACCTACGAGCGCGGCACCGTCGCGATGGGCAACCAGGGGCCGGGCACCAACGGGTCGGAGTTCTTCATCGTGCACTCGTTCGCGCACATCCCGGCGAACTACTCGGTGCTCGGCAAAGTCGTGCGCGGCATGGAGGTCCTCGACCGGATGGTCGCCGACGGCATCGTCCCGACCGACCCGAACGGCCCGCTCGACGGCGCGCCCAAGCACCCGGTGAAGATCCGCTCGGTCAGCTTCGGGTGA
- a CDS encoding NADPH-dependent FMN reductase, protein MTSPLRIAVVSGSTRPGRRATQVAEWTRARAAAYLGDRAEVRVLDLAEIDLPFLDEPLPAALGGYRNAHTQRWAQFVDGLDGFVFVTPEYNHSMPAALKNAIDFLFSEWADKAAGFVSYGTNGGTRAVEHLRLTLAEVQVACVRSQVALSLFTDFVLPDLAEPGTFAPADHHEGILTRMLGELVDWSTALRTLRVSR, encoded by the coding sequence ATGACTTCTCCGCTTCGCATCGCCGTCGTTTCCGGAAGCACCCGCCCCGGCCGCCGCGCGACGCAGGTCGCCGAATGGACCCGTGCCCGCGCCGCCGCCTACCTCGGCGACCGGGCCGAGGTGCGGGTGCTCGATCTCGCCGAAATCGATCTGCCGTTCCTGGACGAGCCGTTGCCCGCCGCGCTCGGCGGCTACCGCAACGCCCACACCCAGCGTTGGGCGCAGTTCGTCGACGGCCTCGACGGCTTCGTTTTCGTGACCCCCGAGTACAACCACTCCATGCCCGCGGCGCTCAAGAACGCCATCGACTTCCTGTTTTCCGAGTGGGCCGACAAAGCCGCCGGTTTCGTCAGCTACGGAACCAACGGCGGCACGCGTGCGGTGGAACACCTGCGGTTGACGCTCGCCGAGGTGCAGGTCGCTTGCGTGCGCTCGCAGGTCGCCTTGAGTTTGTTCACCGACTTCGTCCTTCCGGACCTGGCCGAACCCGGCACCTTCGCGCCCGCCGACCACCACGAAGGCATCCTGACGCGGATGCTGGGGGAACTTGTCGACTGGTCGACCGCGCTGCGCACCCTGCGGGTCTCCCGGTGA
- a CDS encoding MarR family transcriptional regulator encodes MASGASGTETARRRRRTTAALKESLRELRNQLSLLNHQVGGRLKLKDVDLDCLELISSAGPLSPSALARRAGLHPATVTGILDRLQRGGWVVRERDPDAADRRAVTVRTVPGRTQELFRVYSGMSSAMDDLCAGYTEDELMLIAGFLRRTAEAGRAATDELSGE; translated from the coding sequence ATGGCTTCCGGAGCATCCGGAACGGAGACGGCGCGGCGCAGGCGGCGCACCACGGCGGCCCTCAAGGAGTCGCTGCGGGAACTGCGCAATCAGCTGTCGCTGCTGAACCATCAGGTCGGCGGACGGCTGAAACTCAAGGACGTCGACCTCGACTGCCTCGAACTGATTTCCTCCGCCGGACCGCTGAGCCCGAGCGCGCTCGCCCGCCGCGCAGGCCTGCACCCGGCGACCGTGACCGGGATCCTCGACCGCCTGCAGCGCGGCGGATGGGTGGTGCGCGAACGCGATCCCGACGCGGCCGACCGGCGTGCGGTCACCGTGCGGACGGTGCCGGGACGCACGCAGGAACTGTTCCGCGTGTACAGCGGGATGAGTTCGGCGATGGACGACCTGTGCGCCGGGTACACCGAGGACGAACTGATGCTGATCGCCGGGTTCCTGCGCCGCACCGCCGAAGCGGGCCGGGCCGCGACCGACGAGCTTTCCGGGGAATGA
- a CDS encoding class F sortase, which produces MTRSRFGLFALLLAFVANFALLGCGSADTPPAAAPASSAAAAQEVADPVSLDVPSIDAHSSLVPLGLNDDKTVQVPPVDQPLQAGWYHFGPKPGQVGPAVVLGHIDGNHQKGIFWRLHEMKKGDKVVIGRKDGSKASFTVTKVDQIAKKTFPTEAVYGNTTDSQIRLITCGGAFDPEKKSYLDNIIVYGTLDS; this is translated from the coding sequence GTGACGCGTTCCCGGTTCGGGCTTTTCGCGCTCCTGCTGGCTTTCGTCGCGAACTTCGCGCTGCTGGGCTGCGGTTCGGCGGACACCCCGCCCGCCGCCGCCCCGGCGAGTTCCGCGGCGGCCGCGCAGGAGGTCGCGGACCCGGTCTCGCTCGACGTTCCCAGCATCGACGCGCATTCGTCGCTGGTGCCGCTCGGCCTCAACGACGACAAGACCGTCCAGGTGCCGCCGGTGGACCAGCCGCTGCAGGCGGGCTGGTACCACTTCGGGCCCAAACCGGGCCAGGTCGGACCGGCGGTCGTCCTCGGCCACATCGACGGCAACCACCAGAAGGGCATTTTCTGGCGGCTGCACGAGATGAAGAAGGGCGACAAGGTCGTCATCGGCCGCAAGGACGGGTCGAAGGCCTCGTTCACGGTGACCAAGGTGGACCAGATCGCGAAGAAGACGTTCCCCACCGAAGCCGTGTACGGCAACACGACCGACTCGCAGATCCGCCTGATCACCTGCGGCGGCGCGTTCGACCCCGAGAAGAAGAGCTACCTCGACAACATCATCGTGTACGGCACGCTCGACAGCTGA
- the dxr gene encoding 1-deoxy-D-xylulose-5-phosphate reductoisomerase, whose translation MTTSRSVLVLGSTGSIGTQALDVAARNPHLFTIAGLAAGGSDPAALARQAIAHEVAAIAVTKPTAVEDVQLALYAEAQRRGYAKGEFRLPRILAGADAVAELIDSVPVDVVLNGLPGSQGLDPTLRALATGATLALANKESLIAGGPLVLAAAKPGQLVPVDSEHSAMAQALRSGEDNEVARLVLTASGGPFRGKKREDLGEVTVEQAMAHPTWSMGRLITINSATLVNKGLELIEASLLFGVEPARIDVTVHPQSIVHSMVTFADGSTIAQASPPDMRLPIALALNWPHRVPGAAAACAWDTAASWTFEPVDNEAFPAVELAREAGTAGGCLPAVYNAANEESVAAFLAGKAKFLSIVDTVSRVVSDADEWRREPRDVADVLAAEQWARTRAAELLG comes from the coding sequence ATGACTACTTCGCGAAGCGTCCTCGTGCTGGGTTCGACCGGGTCGATCGGGACCCAGGCGCTCGACGTCGCCGCACGTAACCCGCATTTGTTCACGATCGCCGGCCTCGCCGCCGGCGGTTCCGACCCGGCGGCGCTCGCCCGGCAGGCGATCGCGCACGAAGTAGCGGCCATCGCCGTGACGAAGCCCACGGCGGTCGAAGACGTGCAGCTCGCGCTGTATGCCGAGGCCCAGCGCCGGGGCTACGCGAAGGGCGAATTCCGCCTCCCGCGCATCCTCGCCGGTGCGGACGCGGTCGCCGAGCTGATCGATTCGGTGCCGGTCGACGTCGTGCTCAACGGGCTGCCCGGTTCGCAGGGCCTCGACCCGACGCTGCGCGCGCTCGCCACCGGCGCGACCCTCGCGCTGGCCAACAAGGAATCCCTCATCGCCGGCGGTCCGCTGGTGCTCGCCGCCGCGAAGCCGGGACAGCTGGTGCCGGTCGATTCCGAGCATTCGGCGATGGCGCAGGCGCTGCGTTCCGGCGAGGACAACGAGGTCGCGCGGCTCGTGCTCACCGCGTCCGGCGGCCCGTTCCGGGGAAAGAAGCGGGAGGACCTCGGCGAGGTCACCGTCGAACAGGCGATGGCGCACCCGACGTGGTCGATGGGCCGGTTGATCACCATCAACTCGGCCACCCTCGTCAACAAGGGCCTGGAGCTGATCGAGGCGTCGCTGCTGTTCGGCGTCGAACCCGCGCGGATCGACGTGACCGTGCACCCGCAGTCGATCGTCCACTCGATGGTCACCTTCGCCGACGGCTCCACCATCGCCCAGGCCAGCCCGCCGGACATGCGGCTGCCGATCGCGCTCGCGCTGAACTGGCCGCACCGCGTGCCCGGCGCGGCCGCCGCGTGCGCGTGGGACACGGCGGCGAGCTGGACCTTCGAGCCGGTCGACAACGAGGCGTTCCCGGCCGTCGAACTGGCTCGTGAAGCGGGTACCGCGGGCGGTTGCCTCCCCGCGGTCTACAACGCGGCGAACGAGGAATCGGTGGCCGCTTTCCTTGCGGGCAAGGCCAAATTCCTGTCGATCGTGGACACGGTGTCGCGGGTGGTGTCCGACGCGGACGAATGGCGGCGCGAACCCCGCGACGTCGCGGACGTGCTCGCCGCCGAGCAGTGGGCTCGCACGCGGGCCGCCGAGCTGCTGGGATGA
- a CDS encoding DHA2 family efflux MFS transporter permease subunit — MTTVAPLDRATWRICWIIVFGAFASGLDASVVTIGLDSISNDLGADLSVTQWVASGYLLALALSLPMTGWLARRFGAGRVWLVALAAFTVSSGLCAAAPDVVLLIAFRFLQGLAGGILIPAGQTVLGQQVGAARLGRVMATLGIAVSVAPAVGPLAGGLILHGLSWPWLFLINLPIGAVGLVLGLRYVPRGSRESTGGIDFVGLALIAAGLPLVLYTVTTWGDTGRLQVPILLPGLALLTWFVMRCLRHPRPLLDFSLYRNRLYRAASLAAAFNGALIFGSGIVVTLYFQLGRHLDFVGTGLSLLGFAGATAAIAPVTGRAVDRYGAAPVALVGAVLAVASTVPFAFLPVDAPGVVVQVLLAGFGASVALVSMPMGIAAYKTVEPSRLPDAAAQVTILLRVGGSLGGAVFAVLIAGRLPDVDTAFRLGFLAISVGAVGALGTAWLVRRAS; from the coding sequence GTGACCACGGTCGCTCCCCTCGACCGCGCGACCTGGCGGATCTGCTGGATCATCGTCTTCGGCGCGTTCGCGAGCGGACTCGACGCGTCCGTGGTGACGATCGGCCTCGACTCGATCAGCAACGACCTGGGCGCGGATCTCTCGGTGACGCAATGGGTCGCGAGCGGCTACCTGCTCGCGCTCGCCCTGTCGCTGCCGATGACCGGCTGGCTCGCGCGACGCTTCGGCGCCGGCCGGGTGTGGCTCGTCGCGCTGGCCGCGTTCACCGTGTCGTCGGGATTGTGCGCGGCCGCGCCGGACGTCGTGCTGCTCATCGCTTTCCGCTTCCTGCAAGGTTTGGCGGGCGGCATCCTGATCCCGGCCGGGCAAACCGTTCTGGGACAACAGGTCGGCGCGGCGCGGCTGGGGCGGGTGATGGCGACGCTCGGGATCGCGGTGAGCGTCGCGCCCGCAGTCGGCCCGCTCGCCGGAGGCCTGATACTGCACGGTCTTTCGTGGCCGTGGCTGTTCCTGATCAACCTGCCGATCGGAGCGGTCGGCCTGGTCCTCGGCCTCCGGTACGTTCCCCGCGGCTCTCGGGAGAGCACTGGCGGGATCGATTTCGTCGGCTTGGCTTTGATCGCCGCTGGGCTGCCCTTGGTTCTCTATACGGTGACGACGTGGGGTGATACCGGACGGCTTCAGGTGCCGATTCTGTTGCCCGGCCTGGCTTTGCTGACGTGGTTCGTGATGCGATGCCTGCGGCATCCGCGGCCGCTGCTGGACTTTTCCTTGTACCGCAACCGCCTTTACCGCGCGGCGAGCCTGGCCGCGGCTTTCAACGGCGCGCTGATCTTCGGCAGCGGGATCGTGGTGACGTTGTATTTCCAACTGGGACGGCACCTGGATTTCGTTGGCACCGGCCTGAGTTTGCTCGGCTTCGCCGGTGCGACGGCGGCGATCGCGCCGGTGACCGGGCGGGCCGTGGATCGGTACGGTGCCGCGCCTGTTGCTTTGGTGGGTGCGGTGCTGGCTGTGGCGAGTACCGTGCCGTTCGCGTTCCTGCCGGTCGACGCGCCGGGTGTGGTGGTGCAGGTTTTGCTTGCCGGATTCGGGGCTTCGGTGGCGTTGGTGAGCATGCCGATGGGGATCGCGGCGTATAAAACTGTTGAACCGTCTCGGCTTCCGGACGCGGCTGCGCAGGTGACGATCCTGCTGCGGGTGGGCGGCTCGCTCGGGGGCGCGGTGTTCGCGGTGCTGATCGCTGGCCGGTTGCCGGATGTCGACACGGCGTTTCGGCTGGGGTTCTTGGCGATCAGCGTGGGGGCGGTGGGGGCGTTGGGGACGGCGTGGCTGGTGCGTAGGGCCTCGTGA